A part of Arachis hypogaea cultivar Tifrunner chromosome 12, arahy.Tifrunner.gnm2.J5K5, whole genome shotgun sequence genomic DNA contains:
- the LOC140177069 gene encoding uncharacterized protein: MFDIHGRIMAEQVMELFAEVENSGRGGSVHSTYVQDDRPLAPPPIHVAIPLDEAKKGEEESDEDYMADSADSDSSEGGDEDDFVPEMLAQTVARHVLPPPHPIPTLHTVPSHYHSLDLDAMHERTPFSDTGEEDYNLDGGVEFRVGHRFKCREAVLQGVKNYSICRSAEYRVIESDRLKYHVQCRQANNGCLWSLCVALR; encoded by the coding sequence ATGTTCGACATCCATGGGAGGATCATGGCGGAACAGGTAATGGAGCTTTTCGCCGAGGTGGAAAATAGTGGTCGTGGTGGTTCTGTACACTCAACTTATGTACAGGACGACCGACCTCTTGCACCACCGCCCATTCATGTCGCAATTCCATTGGATGAGGCGAAGAAGGGCGAGGAGGAGTCGGACGAAGATTATATGGCAGATAGTGCAGACAGTGATTCTTCCGAAGGCGGCGATGAGGATGATTTTGTGCCGGAGATGCTTGCCCAGACTGTGGCGCGCCATGTCCTGCCTCCACCTCACCCAATTCCGACGCTACACACGGTGCCAAGTCACTATCACAGTTTGGATCTAGACGCCATGCATGAGAGGACTCCATTTTCTGACACGGGTGAAGAGGATTACAACTTAGACGGTGGGGTAGAGTTTCGGGTCGGCCACAGGTTCAAATGCCGAGAGGCAGTGCTGCagggtgtgaagaactacagtatttGCAGGAGTGCTGAGTACCGGGTGATCGAATCGGACCGGTTAAAGTATCATGTTCAGTGCCGTCAAGCTAACAATGGGTGTCTATGGAGCCTTTGTGTGGCCCTTCGGTAG